The nucleotide window AGTTGTTCATAAGGCTTTGTGATTGAAATGTAGGCAATGGAGACCATAAAACAAGCGAAGAGAAGTCCGAAACCGAGCTTTTTCGGTTCGACATTGCTGAAACTTCTGATCAACTTTGCTTCATAGCCCatcttgatgaaattaaaacaagCTATTCactcactcttttttttttatcttttccatTTGAGTAGAGCTTCAACCATGCATGCTTAATTAATAGGACTTGTAATGAAGGTGGTTGACCTTCAGGCAATGTATCATCTTCAAAGAAACTTGTTATTCCACATGTTCTAATAAGCTTGAAAGAAGGCCCTGGAATCTAGCACACCATGTTTTCAACTTAAATTAAACTTGTAGATCATGAAGAAATGCAATTTTGTAGGACCAACACATGAATGAGTGTTTGCTACTTTGCTATATTTCTTTGTgggtaagtatatatatattagaaaaagcATATCTTAATATCATTATATCATTGGTTTGTTAGGTTGTCCTTTTTGAAGAAAAACTTAAACACAAGCATGTTATACATGCATGATAACTTGGTAATCTTCTTGATTCATTATTTGAAGTGATATAGTTGTGGtaattaattatctttcttaattttcttGAGCCATTTCACGTTATATATGataatatcaattatatattattcgTATATATTATATCTAGTAATTATCAATTAATATCAACTATTATGCTTAATTTTTCTTAACATAGTATCAGTtatatcttttttaattattactaattatatatattatatttctttttaataaataaggaaaattaattgatattattttttaaaaaattaattaagaaatatgtttataaattaaatactataaaaaagtTAGTGGAATAACTAAGTATTAGTATCTTTTAAGAGAGTCCACCGTAAGTTATCTGTGTATGgagaatattatttatcataatattttgaattgtCTTTTTTAATCACTGTGATTCTAATTTTTAGATGAaccatattaataataataattatttttatttcttcacaATTAATTTGGTACAAGTAATCATTCAATGTTTCTAATGGAAATGAATGGGAAATAGAGAGGAAGGCAATTGATTTCTTTTCTAATGAGTTAGGTAGTGATGGCtagcatttttcttttcttctttgctgACTTCTCTGCTCAAATCATGGATTATGGAACACAACTTCATGCAAACCAAATGGTCCCAAACATTACCAATAATTCTATTCACTCTAAACAGCTGTCTATATAACTTCATCTTTCAAACATCTTAATTACAAACAacaaactatataaataaattcttacattaataattaaaaagccGAAAACCCGAAAAATGCAAAACTAGTAATGAAGAAGCTCAATGGCTTTGAGTAAAACAGGCCTAAATCTTTGAACATCAAGCTTCACATTTTGTTTGATCAAATAAATTTCCCTTAGAGAAAGCCATCCTTGTTTCCTAATTAAGGAAGGGTCCTTAATTACAATGTGATCTTTTGggtattcttcaatcaaagtaCTCTCATTTTCACTGATATCATACTGTAAATACCTTAACTTCATATTCACTGAAGGCTTTCCATAGTCCATCCAAGAAACATCTCCCAATCCTCCTAAAGGAACAACTTGAATGACAATTGCATTACTAGGAAGGAACATGAAGTTTGTAAGTCCTGCCCCATGTACACCCATCATTACATCAAAAGAATTCACCTTTTTCGCAAATTCGGTTAAGTTAGATTTTGCATCACACTCTGCAACAACTGCCTCGAATCCTACATCTTCGGCCATTCGAACTATTTCAACTATGTTAGTAAATGATCTCGATTGCCTTCTTGCTATGATCATCAACCTCGgcttttttcttgtgttttcgtTTAAACTTATCGCCTTTTCCCGCTTAAGTGAGTATGAATTCCTTATCAAACTAGCAAAGTCTTGCATCGAAAACGAATACGGAGATTTCAAAGGATCAATGCTCAACTCCAAATGGAATCTAAGTCCAATGGTTAAATTTTGATAGCAAAGTACTCCTTCCTCCTTGTCCATATCTATGATTGGAAACTTTGTGAGCTGATTGAGTACATTTCTATACTTTGAAACCCACCAATGTTTCATATCAGTTATAACAAACTGAACTTGTCCATGATAATGATGAGAAGTGAGAAAAAGAGGAATTAGAATGTCACTGAAATCATGGAATACATTCCCCATGTAACCTcctattgaaaatattattgatgGAATGCTTTGAATAAGAGTGCATGAATTGAGTGCTTGATCAAAAGAAGCAGAGGATTTGAGTGTGAATTCTGTAATTTTGGACATTCCAATCTTGTCTCCTTTTCTAGGATGAGGTTTGATTTTCCATGAATGATTTGTTTCTGAAGGAAAAGTAGTGATGAATTGAACTGTTGAAGAGTTTGCATGAATTCTAACATCACCATTGTTGATCTCACAGACATCTGTTTTTCTGTTTGAAAAGTCACATATTTGTTTTCTCTTCTCCATTGttgtctctttcttgttcttcaaatcttttaagtggaaatgaaaagaaaaaaacaaacttgTTAATGTTATGTTagaagttttatttgaatttatggtTAAAATGAACATTCTAATGTTTGGTAgcctaattttttaaaaaacattgaaCTACAAACTATATACCAAAAAACTAATCTTTTCATAAATCATTTCATGAAATAGAGATGGAAAATTAGACCCTCCTGACTTGAAAATAAAGCTTtgactatataaaaaaaaattagacagaAATATATCATtgtccataaaaaaaaaaaatcaatggtagaatgaaaaaattatttatcaagtTGCAATGTGCTATTACCATTaatcataaattcaaataaaacatgtaCATCTAATCAATATATTAGATACAGTTGCCTAattgttgaaaataattaattatatatctgGGACTAAATCTTTTTGTTAAATAACTCACGAATTCTTTAATTAgagtcaaaaaagaaaaaaattagacaggaagaaattattgatgataaaaaaaaatcaaatgtagaataaaaaaaaccatttattAGGTAACATTGCCCTATTATTACcaacaaattcaaataatacaGGATGTACTATTTTCCATGAAAGTTTAATTCATTGTAATGTTCTTCATGCAATTAAACTTAAATATGGATAAtaattcactatatatatatatatatatatagaataaattGCATACCAATTTGCCTCGCTGCCTTTACATTTGCAATTAAGGTTTTGGAAGCTTCATCAATGGAAACCTTGAAACTCACTGcatgtaaaacaaaataaattaaggaatattaatgaaagcaataagTTTTCATTTGAGAAAGTTTGAATAATGAACTAGCATACAAGGATCAGAGAGGAGGACAAAGAAGAGCAAGAGAAGAACAACTCCAGAAAACACAGAgattaatccaatgttttcaagCTTCATCTTGTTCAAGTTTCTCATCAAGCTTTTCTCAAATCCCATCTTTTTTGTTC belongs to Dioscorea cayenensis subsp. rotundata cultivar TDr96_F1 chromosome 17, TDr96_F1_v2_PseudoChromosome.rev07_lg8_w22 25.fasta, whole genome shotgun sequence and includes:
- the LOC120280482 gene encoding alpha-1,3-arabinosyltransferase XAT3-like codes for the protein MAEKAVSIIAGARKVEGEQAWLLEPPQRSGKRAEEAVRQKMAERKRGKEANTMERMRNNPSRPPWMDVDLGFVFASEINGFQTKYQSINLGTKKMGFEKSLMRNLNKMKLENIGLISVFSGVVLLLLFFVLLSDPLSFKVSIDEASKTLIANVKAARQIDLKNKKETTMEKRKQICDFSNRKTDVCEINNGDVRIHANSSTVQFITTFPSETNHSWKIKPHPRKGDKIGMSKITEFTLKSSASFDQALNSCTLIQSIPSIIFSIGGYMGNVFHDFSDILIPLFLTSHHYHGQVQFVITDMKHWWVSKYRNVLNQLTKFPIIDMDKEEGVLCYQNLTIGLRFHLELSIDPLKSPYSFSMQDFASLIRNSYSLKREKAISLNENTRKKPRLMIIARRQSRSFTNIVEIVRMAEDVGFEAVVAECDAKSNLTEFAKKVNSFDVMMGVHGAGLTNFMFLPSNAIVIQVVPLGGLGDVSWMDYGKPSVNMKLRYLQYDISENESTLIEEYPKDHIVIKDPSLIRKQGWLSLREIYLIKQNVKLDVQRFRPVLLKAIELLHY